A genomic region of Serratia fonticola contains the following coding sequences:
- a CDS encoding adenylosuccinate lyase family protein yields the protein MNTGMFESCITGHWFNPQAVELWSDVKTIQAWLDVEAALAQAQAKLGIIPDESAQKITQSANADLLDIDAIKQGIRETCHPFVPVLREFERVCGKQAAGYIHWGATTQNIFDTAASLQLRASHSLIADYLEKALNALSELALKSKSYTQAGRTHGQHALPITFGFKVASWFAELQRIKNRLSDATLEAFTVSLGGAVGTFSAMEGKGREIQEGMAALLQLTSNTIPVRTSSDSQTHYIAILGQLASFTEKVAQEIIFLQRTELAELEESFHHGKVGSSTMAQKRNPQNAQNLVGLSQLLRARVPLSYMAMIKMNEGDAAESNVMDVTLPEVAILSVSICENLFKLIDGLQVYPEKMLENIKLTKGLILSESIMMALAKDIGRAEAHHILYEAAMESVLTSAPFSDCIRAQLIKEDIVATIDIDKLLDEASYIGEAESCVDFVLQHVKR from the coding sequence ATGAATACGGGTATGTTCGAATCATGCATCACTGGTCATTGGTTCAATCCCCAAGCTGTTGAACTCTGGTCAGATGTGAAAACTATTCAAGCATGGCTAGATGTCGAAGCGGCTCTTGCTCAAGCACAGGCAAAACTGGGGATCATCCCTGATGAGAGTGCGCAAAAAATCACTCAATCCGCTAACGCAGATTTACTGGACATTGACGCTATTAAACAAGGGATCCGGGAAACTTGTCACCCGTTCGTACCTGTCTTAAGGGAGTTTGAACGCGTCTGTGGTAAACAAGCGGCAGGCTATATTCACTGGGGTGCCACGACTCAGAACATCTTTGATACGGCGGCGTCTTTACAGCTTCGTGCCAGCCACAGCCTAATCGCTGATTACCTGGAAAAGGCCTTAAACGCTTTATCTGAACTGGCTTTAAAATCAAAGAGCTATACTCAGGCGGGAAGAACTCATGGTCAGCACGCCCTGCCAATTACTTTTGGCTTTAAGGTCGCGTCATGGTTTGCTGAACTTCAGCGCATCAAAAACAGGCTCTCCGATGCCACATTAGAGGCTTTTACTGTCAGTCTGGGCGGTGCCGTAGGAACGTTCTCTGCCATGGAGGGCAAAGGCCGGGAGATTCAGGAGGGCATGGCAGCCTTACTTCAACTGACCTCCAATACAATCCCGGTACGAACCTCCAGCGATTCGCAAACACATTACATCGCCATTCTTGGGCAATTGGCGAGCTTTACTGAAAAAGTCGCTCAGGAAATCATTTTCTTGCAAAGAACGGAACTGGCAGAACTGGAAGAAAGTTTCCATCATGGCAAGGTCGGTAGTTCTACGATGGCCCAGAAGCGTAATCCGCAAAATGCTCAAAACCTGGTTGGCCTTTCACAATTGCTACGCGCCCGTGTTCCCTTATCGTACATGGCGATGATCAAAATGAACGAAGGTGATGCCGCGGAAAGTAATGTAATGGATGTCACTCTTCCTGAAGTGGCTATTCTGTCAGTCTCGATCTGTGAAAATCTGTTTAAACTGATCGACGGATTACAGGTTTATCCAGAAAAAATGCTGGAAAATATCAAGCTGACCAAAGGCCTTATTCTCTCCGAATCTATCATGATGGCTCTTGCCAAAGACATTGGCCGTGCCGAAGCACACCATATATTGTACGAGGCCGCCATGGAATCGGTGTTAACTAGCGCACCATTTTCCGATTGTATCCGTGCTCAACTCATCAAAGAAGATATCGTTGCAACAATAGATATCGATAAATTACTTGATGAAGCAAGCTATATAGGGGAAGCCGAGAGCTGTGTTGACTTTGTCTTACAACATGTAAAAAGATAA
- the dcuC gene encoding C4-dicarboxylate transporter DcuC — MQRVMLNQAKTILFIIMGLISLGALKHLFGDKPFILAITFLVIVLVCAGIAKKYYAQAVILTGGIILLIAAVIAFPDVSMTKAASGSRFVDIFVEIKVLFSDSISKLGLIIMVIAGFSRYMNDIGASAKLVGVCIKPLKRINAKYVLLGCCYILMQVLALFISSPSGLALLMLTTLYPVLRSIGCSKAAVASVIASGICIDYGPSATGSVLISELTGYDLFSFFVDKQVPIVAILFVVIGISHMFMQAYWDRKEVINEDDSEIQAQGADIFKHVPTYYALLPVVPMIILFVFSSLVEEYLPSYLQIKIDVVSAIIFSFFIAFLIDSIRTFDLKKSTDKVLGLFDQMGQSFITVVSILLCAQVLVAGIIKIGFIDTLFGFIPNEDHYATIIVILFSLLIFSGSVIMGTATVFNAFAPLSAEVAKGAGISVFKMLVPLHFSASLGRSFSPISGVIIAVSGFVGVTPFQIIKRNCVQLTIAYVLMMVLSLSYL, encoded by the coding sequence ATGCAAAGGGTAATGTTGAATCAAGCTAAAACGATATTGTTTATTATCATGGGGTTAATAAGTCTTGGCGCGCTGAAGCACCTTTTTGGTGACAAACCCTTCATTCTTGCTATCACCTTTCTGGTGATTGTGCTGGTTTGTGCGGGTATCGCAAAGAAATACTATGCTCAAGCTGTGATTTTAACCGGGGGCATTATTCTTTTAATCGCAGCGGTTATTGCCTTTCCTGATGTCAGTATGACCAAGGCAGCGTCTGGTTCCCGATTTGTTGATATCTTCGTTGAAATCAAAGTACTTTTTTCCGATAGTATCTCCAAGCTCGGCTTGATTATTATGGTTATTGCCGGCTTTTCAAGATACATGAACGATATTGGTGCTTCGGCAAAACTGGTTGGGGTTTGTATCAAGCCGCTGAAGAGAATCAATGCGAAGTATGTACTTTTAGGCTGTTGTTATATCCTGATGCAGGTCTTAGCCTTGTTTATTTCAAGCCCTTCAGGGTTGGCTCTCTTGATGCTCACAACGCTATACCCGGTTTTACGTTCTATTGGGTGCTCAAAAGCGGCTGTAGCCTCAGTGATTGCCTCTGGGATATGTATTGATTACGGGCCATCCGCTACCGGGAGTGTGCTGATTTCTGAATTAACTGGATATGATCTATTTTCATTTTTTGTGGATAAACAGGTCCCTATTGTTGCTATCCTGTTCGTTGTTATCGGGATTTCTCATATGTTCATGCAGGCATATTGGGACAGAAAAGAAGTTATAAATGAAGATGATAGCGAAATCCAGGCCCAGGGTGCTGACATTTTTAAGCATGTTCCGACGTATTATGCTCTGTTGCCTGTTGTTCCAATGATCATTCTCTTCGTGTTTTCCAGTTTGGTAGAGGAGTACCTCCCCTCTTATTTGCAGATTAAAATTGATGTGGTCTCGGCCATTATTTTTTCGTTCTTTATTGCTTTCCTGATTGATTCAATCAGAACCTTTGATCTCAAAAAATCAACTGATAAGGTGCTTGGGCTATTCGATCAGATGGGGCAGTCCTTTATTACAGTGGTTTCTATTTTGCTTTGTGCTCAAGTTTTGGTGGCGGGTATTATAAAAATTGGGTTTATTGATACGTTGTTTGGATTTATTCCTAATGAAGATCACTATGCTACCATTATTGTCATTCTGTTTAGTTTACTGATTTTCAGTGGTTCAGTGATCATGGGGACGGCTACGGTGTTTAATGCCTTTGCGCCTCTTAGTGCTGAAGTAGCGAAAGGTGCGGGGATTTCGGTATTTAAGATGTTGGTACCACTACATTTTTCAGCCAGCTTAGGGCGGAGTTTCTCGCCAATTTCAGGCGTTATTATCGCCGTATCTGGCTTCGTAGGGGTGACACCGTTCCAGATAATCAAAAGAAACTGTGTGCAATTAACCATTGCCTATGTCTTGATGATGGTGCTTTCTTTGTCCTATTTGTGA
- a CDS encoding lipocalin-like domain-containing protein, whose translation MMADRFIGSWALVSSVFKGEDGAIHCPLGEQVLGRINYEANGTMAAQLYSATRPVFASDDLAQGSNQEIRAAFINMLCYFGHYHIDEAKQCVTHWVEGSSFPNWTGSRQIRFYNFIDDKLILRTVPLPLGNNVQIGELVWQRIPAASGENA comes from the coding sequence ATGATGGCAGATCGGTTTATTGGCAGCTGGGCGTTGGTTTCTTCCGTGTTCAAAGGGGAGGATGGCGCAATACATTGCCCCTTGGGTGAACAAGTATTGGGGCGGATCAACTATGAGGCCAATGGCACCATGGCAGCCCAACTTTATAGCGCAACAAGACCAGTGTTTGCCTCAGACGATCTGGCTCAGGGCAGCAATCAGGAAATTCGCGCAGCTTTTATCAATATGCTTTGTTACTTCGGCCATTATCATATTGATGAGGCTAAACAGTGCGTTACTCATTGGGTGGAGGGGAGCTCATTCCCCAATTGGACGGGTAGCCGACAGATCCGTTTCTACAACTTCATCGACGATAAACTCATCTTACGTACCGTGCCATTGCCGTTAGGTAACAACGTGCAGATTGGCGAGTTGGTATGGCAACGGATCCCCGCAGCAAGTGGAGAAAACGCATGA
- a CDS encoding glutathione S-transferase family protein, with amino-acid sequence MIIVHHLNNSRSQRILWFLEELGVPYQVKRYERDKNTMLAPPELKKIHPLGKSPVVVDGDLTLAESGAIIEYLQEAYDAQGLFTPTDFHARQEYRYWLHYAEGSLMPLLVMKLVFSRLGHSPIPWLIRPVAGAIGKGVQKEYLDKQIATHRDYLEQHLNKSTWFVGNEFSAADIQMSFPVEALAGRGGLEGCPKLQDFLRRIHGRPAYQRALEQGGPFNVLG; translated from the coding sequence ATGATTATCGTTCATCACCTGAATAACTCACGTTCGCAGCGCATCTTGTGGTTCTTGGAAGAGCTGGGTGTTCCTTACCAAGTGAAGCGCTATGAACGTGATAAGAACACCATGCTGGCACCGCCAGAACTGAAAAAAATTCACCCGTTGGGCAAATCGCCAGTTGTGGTTGATGGCGATCTGACCCTGGCGGAGTCGGGCGCGATTATCGAATACCTGCAAGAAGCTTATGATGCACAAGGGCTGTTCACGCCCACCGACTTCCATGCCCGCCAGGAATACCGTTATTGGTTGCACTATGCCGAAGGGTCTCTGATGCCCTTGTTGGTGATGAAGCTGGTGTTCAGCCGCTTGGGGCACTCGCCGATTCCCTGGCTGATCCGCCCGGTTGCAGGGGCAATTGGTAAAGGGGTACAGAAGGAGTATCTGGATAAGCAGATTGCGACTCATCGTGATTATCTGGAGCAACACCTGAATAAAAGCACTTGGTTTGTGGGTAATGAATTCAGCGCCGCAGATATCCAGATGAGCTTCCCGGTAGAGGCGTTGGCCGGACGCGGTGGGCTGGAAGGATGCCCGAAACTGCAAGACTTTCTGCGGCGCATTCATGGACGCCCGGCCTATCAGCGAGCGCTGGAGCAGGGGGGGCCCTTCAACGTGCTTGGATGA
- a CDS encoding VOC family protein codes for MATQIFVNLPVSNLPASIEFFHQLGFTFNPQFTNDAAACMVVSETIYVMLLTHEKFKMFTPNPVSDAKKATEVLICLSQPSRAAVDALVRKAIAAGGNTYNQPQDYGSMYGHGFQDLDGHIWELMYMDEQALQKQ; via the coding sequence ATGGCTACGCAAATTTTTGTTAACCTGCCCGTCAGCAATTTGCCTGCTTCCATCGAGTTCTTCCACCAACTGGGGTTTACGTTTAATCCCCAGTTTACCAACGATGCCGCTGCCTGCATGGTGGTCAGTGAGACCATCTATGTCATGTTGCTGACTCACGAAAAATTTAAAATGTTCACCCCTAATCCCGTCAGCGATGCCAAAAAAGCGACGGAGGTACTGATTTGCCTGTCACAACCCAGCCGGGCCGCAGTCGATGCGTTGGTGCGTAAAGCCATTGCGGCCGGGGGGAATACTTACAACCAGCCGCAGGATTACGGCTCAATGTATGGCCATGGCTTTCAGGATTTAGATGGTCATATCTGGGAACTGATGTACATGGATGAGCAGGCATTACAGAAGCAATAA
- a CDS encoding NCS2 family permease, whose protein sequence is MSNSQANNAVKPKGGLDAYFKLTARGTNVRQEVVAGLTTFLAMVYSVIVVPSMLGKAGFPPTAVFVATCLVAGLGSLLMGLWANLPMAIGCAISLTAFTAFSLVLGQQISIPVALGAVFLMGVLFTVISITGIRSWILRNLPMGVAHGTGIGIGLFLLLIAANGVGLVVKNPLDGLPVALGAFTSFPVVMTLLGLAVIFGLEKLRVPGGILLVIIAISIIGLIFDPAVKYQGLFAMPSLAGPDGKSLIFSLDIMGALQPVVLPSVLALVMTAVFDATGTIRAVAGQANLLDKDGQIINGGKALTSDSLSSIFSGLVGAAPAAVYIESAAGTAAGGKTGLTATVVGLLFLLILFLSPLSYLVPVYATAPALMYVGLLMLSNVTKLDFDDFVDAMAGLLCAVFIVLTCNIVTGIMLGFSALVIGRVFSGEWRKLNIGTVLIAVALVAFYAGGWAI, encoded by the coding sequence ATGTCGAATTCTCAAGCGAATAACGCCGTGAAACCAAAAGGCGGGCTTGATGCGTATTTTAAACTCACCGCACGCGGAACCAACGTGCGTCAGGAAGTGGTCGCAGGTTTAACCACCTTTCTGGCGATGGTCTATTCCGTGATCGTGGTGCCCAGCATGCTGGGTAAGGCCGGCTTCCCTCCCACGGCAGTGTTTGTTGCCACTTGCCTGGTCGCCGGCTTGGGATCGTTATTGATGGGGTTGTGGGCTAACCTACCGATGGCGATTGGTTGTGCTATCTCACTGACGGCGTTCACCGCCTTCAGTCTGGTATTGGGCCAGCAGATCAGTATTCCGGTGGCGCTGGGCGCGGTATTCCTGATGGGGGTATTGTTCACCGTCATCTCTATTACCGGCATCCGTTCCTGGATCTTGCGCAATCTGCCGATGGGTGTGGCACACGGTACGGGTATCGGCATTGGCCTGTTCCTGCTGCTGATTGCCGCCAATGGTGTCGGCCTGGTCGTGAAGAACCCGCTGGACGGTTTGCCGGTAGCGCTGGGCGCATTCACCTCATTCCCGGTGGTCATGACATTGCTTGGGTTGGCGGTGATTTTTGGCCTGGAAAAACTGCGCGTGCCGGGGGGGATCCTGCTGGTTATCATCGCCATTTCCATCATCGGCCTGATTTTCGATCCTGCGGTGAAATATCAGGGGCTGTTTGCTATGCCAAGCCTGGCGGGGCCGGACGGTAAATCATTGATCTTCAGCCTGGATATTATGGGGGCTTTGCAGCCGGTTGTTCTGCCAAGCGTGCTGGCCTTGGTGATGACGGCGGTATTTGACGCCACCGGCACCATCCGTGCGGTGGCCGGGCAGGCTAACCTGCTGGATAAAGATGGCCAGATCATCAACGGTGGTAAAGCGCTGACCTCCGACTCCCTCAGCAGCATCTTCTCCGGCCTGGTCGGCGCGGCACCTGCGGCGGTGTATATCGAATCTGCGGCCGGTACGGCGGCAGGGGGGAAAACCGGCCTGACGGCTACCGTGGTAGGGCTGTTATTCCTGTTGATCCTGTTCCTGTCACCACTGTCTTATCTGGTACCGGTTTATGCAACTGCGCCAGCCCTGATGTACGTCGGCTTGCTGATGCTGAGTAACGTCACCAAACTGGATTTCGATGATTTTGTCGATGCAATGGCCGGTTTGCTGTGTGCAGTATTCATCGTGCTGACCTGCAATATCGTCACTGGCATCATGCTGGGCTTTAGCGCTTTAGTGATTGGCCGCGTGTTCTCTGGCGAATGGCGTAAGCTGAACATCGGCACCGTACTGATTGCGGTGGCGCTGGTAGCGTTTTATGCCGGTGGTTGGGCAATTTAA
- a CDS encoding Na+/H+ antiporter yields the protein MEIFFTILILILVVSLSGVVTRMLPFQIPLPLMQIAIGALLAWPHFGLHVDFDPELFLVLFIPPLLFADGWKTPTREFLHHGREILGLALVLVLLTVVGVGYLIYVMVPGIPLVAAFALAAVLSPTDAVALGGIVGKGRIPKSIMGVLEGEALMNDASGLVSLKFAIAVAMGTMVFTVGGATMEFLKVAIGGLLAGVAVTWTYSKSLRVMSRWSGDDPATQIVFLLLLPFASYLIAEHIGVSGILAAVAAGMTISQSGVIRNAPLAMRLRANSVWAMLEFVFNGMVFIMLGLQLPGILETSILQAELDPTIETWYLFTDVAIIYAALLVLRFTWLWLMKNASKRFMKKRPLLFGDYSTRELWVASFAGVRGAITLAGVLSIPLLLSDGTAFPARYQLVFIAAGVILLSLIVGVLALPLLLRGVHVADKSANKSEERMAIAAAAEVAIESINKMEERLVADTEENFDPQVLKEVSSRVIGTLRRRITSKDDIENALELENLERRFRLTALRAERGELYHLRATQKISNETLQKLLHDLDLLEALLIEREG from the coding sequence ATGGAAATCTTTTTTACAATCCTCATTTTAATCCTGGTGGTCTCCCTCTCAGGGGTCGTGACGCGCATGCTGCCGTTCCAGATCCCTTTGCCGTTAATGCAGATAGCTATCGGGGCTTTACTTGCCTGGCCGCATTTCGGGCTGCATGTTGATTTCGATCCTGAACTGTTTTTAGTGCTGTTTATTCCGCCTCTGTTGTTTGCTGATGGTTGGAAAACGCCGACGCGCGAATTCTTGCACCATGGTCGAGAAATTCTGGGATTAGCTTTGGTGTTAGTGCTACTTACCGTCGTTGGGGTAGGCTATCTGATTTATGTGATGGTGCCGGGGATCCCGCTGGTCGCGGCCTTCGCACTGGCTGCGGTATTGTCACCTACCGATGCCGTGGCATTGGGGGGCATCGTTGGTAAAGGGCGAATTCCAAAGTCCATCATGGGTGTTTTGGAAGGTGAAGCATTGATGAATGACGCTTCCGGCCTGGTGTCATTGAAGTTCGCTATCGCGGTCGCGATGGGAACGATGGTGTTCACCGTCGGTGGCGCCACCATGGAATTCCTGAAGGTGGCCATTGGCGGCCTGTTGGCCGGGGTGGCCGTGACCTGGACCTACAGTAAGTCGCTGCGTGTGATGAGCCGCTGGAGCGGAGACGATCCGGCCACGCAGATTGTGTTCCTGCTGTTGCTGCCGTTTGCTTCTTATCTGATCGCTGAACATATTGGTGTGTCTGGCATCCTGGCTGCCGTGGCCGCGGGGATGACTATCAGCCAGTCCGGCGTGATCCGCAACGCCCCGCTGGCTATGCGTCTACGCGCTAACAGCGTCTGGGCGATGTTGGAGTTCGTGTTCAACGGCATGGTGTTCATTATGTTGGGGCTGCAATTGCCGGGCATTCTGGAAACCTCTATCCTGCAGGCCGAGCTGGATCCCACCATTGAGACCTGGTACCTGTTCACCGACGTAGCCATTATCTACGCCGCGCTCCTGGTGCTGCGTTTCACCTGGCTGTGGTTGATGAAAAACGCCAGTAAACGCTTTATGAAAAAACGCCCGCTGCTGTTTGGCGATTACAGCACGCGTGAACTGTGGGTCGCCTCTTTCGCTGGTGTGCGTGGGGCGATTACGCTGGCAGGTGTACTTTCCATCCCACTCTTGCTCAGTGATGGCACGGCCTTCCCGGCGCGTTATCAACTGGTGTTTATCGCCGCTGGCGTTATCTTGCTGTCGTTGATTGTTGGCGTGCTGGCTTTGCCGCTGTTACTGCGTGGCGTTCACGTGGCAGACAAGAGTGCCAACAAAAGCGAGGAGCGTATGGCGATTGCCGCGGCGGCAGAAGTGGCGATCGAGAGCATCAACAAGATGGAAGAACGCCTGGTGGCGGACACCGAGGAAAATTTCGATCCGCAAGTGCTCAAGGAAGTCAGCTCAAGGGTGATCGGTACGCTGCGGCGGCGTATCACCAGTAAAGACGATATCGAAAATGCGTTGGAGCTGGAAAACCTGGAGCGGCGCTTCCGTTTGACTGCCTTGCGGGCAGAGCGCGGCGAGCTTTACCACCTGCGTGCCACGCAGAAAATCAGTAATGAGACGCTGCAAAAACTGCTGCATGATCTCGACCTGCTGGAAGCTTTGCTGATAGAACGAGAAGGCTAA
- a CDS encoding SulP family inorganic anion transporter, translating to MQWKSLQRMTPGLINLLAYERSWLKPDIRAGLSVAAVALPVAIAYAELAGVSAIVGLYSCILPMIAYAIFGSSRQLIVGPDAATCAVIAAVVTPLAAGKTELHWQLTIIMTLMMGTWCLIASRFRLGAIADLLSRPILTGLLNGVALTIIVNQISKVFGFASPSSELIERIYALPINLLNSHWPTVGISLLTLLILLGVHYARPGWPAPLFAVVLTTALTWGAGLPRFGIETVSGYTGDGLPMVAWPDFKPGLLRDLVLPALNLAVVSFVSMMLTTRSFAAKNGYEVDADSEFRALGLVNIVSGLSQGFAISGANSRTAVNDANGGKSQLVSVIAALAIALVVLFFSEPLQFIPIAVLGVVLIYASWSLLDMRSIFLLRKRNRPAFYLALFTFLSVLLVGIIPGIGLAVLLGLLQFLQTVFRPTEQLLGVNENGMIHSMGNSKGVKSVDSVIMYRFNSPLTYFNVAYFKRRITTLVETTPHPIRWVVIDAVASFTHADISVLAAIEELKLDLKLRGISLVLAGRRSELTRWFRLDRSGSKARDLILVPDLYMALKLIQSKERKAEGDAENT from the coding sequence ATGCAGTGGAAATCCCTCCAGAGAATGACCCCCGGCCTGATAAACCTGCTCGCCTATGAGCGCAGTTGGCTAAAGCCGGATATACGTGCAGGTCTCTCCGTCGCGGCAGTGGCATTACCCGTGGCGATCGCCTATGCGGAATTGGCCGGTGTCAGTGCCATAGTCGGGCTGTATTCCTGCATCCTGCCAATGATCGCTTACGCAATTTTTGGCTCATCGCGCCAGTTGATTGTCGGCCCTGATGCCGCCACCTGTGCGGTCATTGCCGCAGTGGTGACGCCGCTGGCGGCAGGCAAGACTGAACTCCACTGGCAATTGACCATCATCATGACCCTGATGATGGGAACCTGGTGTCTGATTGCCAGCCGTTTCAGGCTGGGTGCCATTGCGGACCTGCTGTCACGTCCGATTTTAACGGGATTGCTCAACGGCGTGGCGCTAACGATTATCGTTAACCAAATCAGCAAGGTGTTTGGTTTTGCCTCGCCTTCCAGCGAATTGATTGAACGTATTTACGCCCTGCCGATCAATTTACTCAACAGCCACTGGCCCACGGTGGGTATCTCATTGCTGACGCTGCTGATCCTGCTTGGCGTACACTATGCCCGGCCTGGTTGGCCAGCACCGCTGTTCGCGGTAGTACTGACCACGGCACTCACCTGGGGGGCCGGCTTACCGCGCTTTGGCATCGAAACGGTGTCAGGCTATACCGGGGATGGTCTGCCTATGGTGGCATGGCCTGATTTTAAGCCAGGGCTACTGCGCGATTTGGTACTCCCCGCGCTAAACCTGGCCGTTGTCAGCTTTGTCAGCATGATGCTGACCACACGCAGCTTCGCGGCGAAAAATGGCTACGAGGTTGATGCAGACAGCGAGTTTCGTGCGCTGGGATTGGTGAATATCGTCTCGGGGCTTTCTCAAGGGTTTGCCATCAGCGGAGCAAACTCCCGCACCGCCGTGAACGATGCCAACGGTGGCAAGAGCCAGTTGGTCTCGGTGATCGCCGCACTGGCGATCGCGCTGGTGGTCCTGTTCTTCAGCGAGCCGCTGCAGTTCATTCCTATCGCGGTTCTGGGTGTAGTATTGATTTACGCCTCTTGGTCGCTGCTGGATATGCGCAGTATTTTCCTGTTACGTAAGCGTAATCGTCCAGCGTTCTATCTGGCACTGTTTACTTTCTTGAGCGTGTTGCTGGTCGGGATTATCCCCGGCATTGGGCTGGCAGTCCTGCTTGGCCTGCTGCAGTTTTTACAGACGGTTTTCCGGCCGACAGAGCAATTACTCGGGGTGAATGAAAACGGAATGATCCATTCAATGGGTAACAGTAAGGGAGTCAAATCGGTCGATAGCGTCATTATGTACCGCTTTAATTCACCGCTGACCTATTTCAACGTGGCCTATTTTAAACGACGCATCACCACGCTGGTAGAAACAACACCGCACCCAATACGCTGGGTGGTGATTGACGCGGTGGCCAGCTTTACCCATGCGGATATCAGCGTACTCGCGGCCATTGAGGAGCTGAAGCTGGACCTTAAACTTCGGGGTATCAGCCTGGTGCTCGCTGGCCGACGTTCTGAGCTGACACGCTGGTTTCGCCTGGATCGCTCCGGCAGTAAAGCGCGCGATCTGATCCTCGTTCCCGATTTGTATATGGCGCTGAAACTGATTCAAAGCAAAGAGCGCAAGGCCGAAGGGGATGCAGAAAATACCTGA
- a CDS encoding LysR family transcriptional regulator — protein MDVRALRYFVEVVRQQSFTRAAEKLFVTQPTISKMLRHLEEELECTLLVREGRKLHLTDSGQAVYQRGLAILDEFRQLEAELEDISSVKKGVLRLGIPPMVGRQIAGLIRQFRQTYPGIELRISELGGLSVEQAVLSGELDLAMTILPSGTDQPLTFLPLLSHPMCVVVPKSPHWLNRTSINISELAEWPILIYNEDFTLYKMLMAAFKLAGFDPKIAVRSGQWDFLAAMVQAGVGIATLPEPVCQWLDKETLLWLPLEPRMAWQVGLIWRQGSYLSHSAQAWIACCRDYWPLPK, from the coding sequence GTGGATGTCCGCGCCCTACGCTATTTTGTCGAAGTCGTTCGTCAGCAAAGCTTCACCCGGGCGGCTGAGAAACTGTTTGTGACCCAACCGACCATCAGCAAGATGTTGCGCCACCTGGAAGAGGAGCTCGAGTGCACACTATTGGTGCGCGAAGGGCGCAAGCTGCACCTCACCGACAGCGGGCAGGCGGTTTATCAGCGCGGCCTGGCGATCCTGGATGAATTCCGCCAATTAGAGGCCGAACTGGAAGATATCAGTTCGGTGAAAAAAGGCGTGTTGCGGTTAGGCATTCCCCCCATGGTTGGCAGACAGATCGCGGGTCTGATCCGGCAATTTCGTCAGACCTATCCAGGCATCGAACTGAGAATTTCCGAACTGGGCGGCCTTTCGGTCGAACAGGCGGTGCTATCTGGCGAGCTGGATCTGGCGATGACAATACTGCCCTCCGGCACCGATCAGCCATTGACCTTTCTGCCCTTGCTCAGCCATCCGATGTGCGTCGTGGTGCCTAAATCACCGCACTGGCTTAACCGCACCAGCATTAATATCAGTGAACTCGCTGAGTGGCCGATCCTGATTTATAACGAGGATTTCACGCTGTATAAAATGCTGATGGCCGCATTTAAGCTGGCGGGTTTCGACCCCAAGATCGCCGTACGCAGCGGCCAGTGGGATTTCCTGGCGGCGATGGTACAGGCCGGCGTGGGGATTGCCACTTTGCCTGAACCGGTCTGCCAATGGCTGGATAAAGAAACCCTGCTCTGGTTGCCATTGGAACCCCGGATGGCGTGGCAAGTAGGGTTGATCTGGCGCCAAGGCAGCTACCTCTCCCACAGTGCCCAAGCCTGGATTGCCTGTTGTCGCGACTACTGGCCTTTGCCAAAGTAA
- a CDS encoding CidA/LrgA family protein, with protein MSLALRRAAPSFLTRLQVPIQVVLYAVLFLVADQLVKQFHLPLPANIVGMLMLLALILLRILPLNWVKAGSRWLLAEMLLFFVPAVVAVVNYAQLLMVEGWKIFLVIAISTMLTLAATGLVVDRVYRFEIWLQRRKSRDA; from the coding sequence ATGTCTCTGGCGTTACGCCGTGCTGCGCCATCCTTTCTGACACGTTTGCAGGTCCCGATTCAGGTTGTGCTGTATGCCGTGTTATTCCTGGTAGCCGATCAACTGGTTAAACAATTCCATCTGCCGTTACCGGCCAATATTGTCGGCATGCTGATGCTGCTGGCCCTGATCCTGCTGCGTATATTGCCCCTGAACTGGGTAAAGGCAGGGTCGCGTTGGTTACTGGCTGAAATGCTGCTGTTTTTTGTGCCGGCGGTGGTGGCGGTGGTGAACTATGCCCAACTGTTGATGGTGGAAGGGTGGAAGATTTTTCTGGTGATTGCCATCAGCACCATGTTGACGTTGGCCGCTACCGGGTTGGTAGTAGACCGTGTTTATCGTTTTGAAATCTGGTTACAACGGCGGAAATCGCGCGATGCATGA